A stretch of Apis cerana isolate GH-2021 linkage group LG1, AcerK_1.0, whole genome shotgun sequence DNA encodes these proteins:
- the LOC107997572 gene encoding myoneurin, producing MEEVTKCRYIDCVDTREKEQILHELPVCDTGLCVRWLINSGHVDLIGSDLDALRSMKFFVCNNHFTEDCYLSKGTLKENAVPSPHWSAVSRKLRNLKIRRKIHLNGQEGSMEEVATDQVTEKNVPSEFEVDQWCRTCATKKQNLVSMMTKGKGTDMSLLSKLKLLIEIDDEDALPTKMCDECVEKLEQSFKFFQQIYVADNTLRHVFPNSRSTNAPRKPLYSIGEHMRNEQKEKEKEKEKEREKEEEQQQQIQDHAPKVTRGIFRRGRGRPRTRGYPTRSRGRPRTVHLPLSVPSPNLNNNTVNETRVNETILKNESQSVTHDEERQGNTVFSLLTDTCHSDEELDWSDVLKVMSDQRYQVVSRQETESKLEENIQKEKTEEQVIQPEIMLQVEVTSETIKEERNTEAEIEVKVKVEEEIEVQSNVTKLIIEKEVQRIRCEFCDESFKLRRQLQTHLLTDHSQLSEHMCIDCLTCYESESLLTKHRSLRHGDRKYHCEYCHEVFLEKKILREHIKKCQPHDILHYSCDSCGVTFISKEELIEHMENHPESSIVSSHMNLDNLQSTDNTLVTSSKPVIKLESESEYCSVSTSKNTNEISESNPGEKSSTINSSDTCEINIVEETQGLIDEESIVMCPDCNEQMHNTVELSIHRMRRHSMNRKDATCLLCDNKSFSSLDEYEQHVLDHCKRLRISP from the exons ATGGAGGAAGTAACCAAATGCAGGTACATCGATTGTGTCGACACACGGGAAAAGGAGCAAATACTTCATGAACTTCCCGTTTGTGATACCGGTCTCTGTGTGAGGTGGTTGATCAACAGTGGTCACGTGGATCTAATTGGAAGTGATCTGGATGCTTTACGGtctatgaaatttttcgtttgcAATAATCACTTTACGGAAGATTGCTATCTGAGTAAAGGTACCCTAAAAGAAAATGCAGTCCCTTCTCCACATTGGAGTGCtgtttcaagaaaattgaggaatttgaaaataagacgg aaaattcatttaaacggTCAAGAAGGTTCTATGGAGGAAGTAGCAACAGATCAAgttacagaaaaaaatgttccatCTGAATTTGAAGTGGATCAGTGGTGTAGAACATGTGCGACCAAGAAACAAAATCTTGTAAGTATGATGACCAAGGGAAAAGGCACAGATATGAGCCTTCtatcaaaattgaaacttttaatagaaattgatgATGAAGATGCTTTACCAACAAAGATGTGCGATGAATGTGTTGAGAAGTTGGAACAGTCTTTTAAGTTTTTTCAACAGATTTATGTAGCAGACAATACATTGCGTCATGTGTTTCCAAATTCACGATCCACCAATGCACCTAGAAAACCTCTTTATTCGATTGGTGAACATATGAGAAATgaacaaaaggaaaaagaaaaagagaaagaaaaagaaagagaaaaagaagaagaacaacaACAGCAGATTCAAGATCATGCTCCAAAAGTTACTCGTGGTATTTTTAGACGAGGTCGAGGTAGACCACGTACTAGAGGATATCCTACAAGATCTAGAGGAAGGCCAAGAACTGTTCACTTACCGCTTTCAGTTCCAAGTCCTAATCTAAACAATAATACCGTAAATGAAACCAGAgtaaatgaaacaatattaaaaaatgaatctcAAAGTGTGACTCATGATGAAGAAAGACAAGGTAACACAGTATTTTCATTACTTACTGATACATGTCATAGTGATGAAGAATTAGATTGGTCAGATGTATTAAAAGTCATGAGTGATCAAAGGTATCAAGTTGTTTCTAGACAAGAAACAGAatcaaaattagaagaaaatatacaaaaggaaaaaacagaGGAACAAGTAATTCAACCAGAAATAATGTTACAAGTAGAAGTGACATCGGAgacaataaaagaagaaagaaatacagAAGCAGAAATTGAAGTTAAAGTAAAAGTAGAGGAAGAGATAGAGGTGCAATCTAATgtgacaaaattaattatagagaaAGAAGTTCAACGAATACGTTGTGAATTTTGCGACGAATCATTTAAACTTAGACGTCAGCTACAAACACATTTATTAACCGATCATTCTCAATTATCCGAACATATGTGTATAGATTGTCTAACTTGTTATGAAAGTGAATCGTTATTAACAAAACATCGTAGTTTACGTCACGGAGATCGAAAATATCATTGCGAATATTGCCACGAagtatttctcgaaaaaaagattttaagggAACACATTAAGAAATGTCAGCCACACGATATACTACATTATTCCTGCGATTCGTGTGGAGTAACATTTATCTCTAAAGAAGAGTTAATTGAACATATGGAAAATCATCCAGAAAGTTCGATTGTATCATCGCACATGAATCTTGATAATTTGCAAAGTACCGATAATACATTAGTAACATCTTCAAAGCCCGTAATAAAACTCGAATCAGAATCTGAATATTGTTCCGTTTCAActtcaaaaaatacaaatgaaatttcagaATCGAATCCAGGTGAAAAAAGCAGCACAATTAATTCAAGTGATAcatgtgaaattaatatagtcGAGGAAACACAAGGACTGATTGATGAAGAGTCGATAGTGATGTGTCCGGATTGTAACGAGCAAATGCATAACACAGTGGAACTTAGTATCCATCGAATGCGTCGTCATTCGATGAACAGGAAGGATGCTACGTGTCTTCTTTGCGATAAcaaatcattttcttcattaGATGAATATGAACAACATGTACTTGATCATTGCAAACGATTAAGAATATCACcatga